A part of Paenibacillus sp. 481 genomic DNA contains:
- a CDS encoding pyruvate, water dikinase regulatory protein: MEGLGQASPHVITICSDSVGDTAESVVKATVRQFQGHEVKIRRVSHMKHEDEIRAVMEQVNQDGGFVVYTLVQPELREMMREEAIRLGVRAVDLMGPMMQAYIDTFNDSPQSRPGLLHEMDEDYFRRMEAIEFTVKCDDGRDTTAILDADIVLVGVSRTSKTPLSMFLSHKGYKVANFPLVPEVKPPQELYQISGDRIFVLTMQEEHLLRIRAERLKALGLPNGSAYTSADRIREELDYAQTLADKWNCHVIDVSDKAIEETANIILRLLPS; encoded by the coding sequence ATGGAAGGATTGGGGCAAGCTTCTCCGCATGTGATTACGATATGTTCAGATTCAGTAGGCGATACGGCCGAAAGCGTCGTTAAAGCGACGGTCAGACAATTTCAAGGACACGAAGTTAAAATACGCCGTGTTAGCCATATGAAGCATGAGGATGAAATACGCGCCGTCATGGAGCAAGTTAACCAAGACGGCGGCTTTGTCGTCTACACGCTTGTCCAACCCGAGCTCAGAGAAATGATGAGGGAGGAAGCGATTCGTCTAGGCGTACGCGCTGTCGACCTTATGGGGCCGATGATGCAAGCCTACATCGATACCTTCAATGATTCACCGCAAAGCCGTCCAGGGCTGCTGCATGAAATGGATGAAGATTACTTCCGCCGGATGGAAGCGATTGAGTTCACCGTTAAATGCGATGATGGCCGGGATACGACGGCGATTTTAGATGCCGATATTGTGCTCGTTGGCGTGTCGCGTACTTCGAAGACGCCGCTTAGCATGTTCCTAAGCCATAAAGGATACAAGGTGGCTAACTTCCCGCTCGTGCCGGAAGTTAAGCCCCCGCAAGAGCTGTACCAAATTTCAGGAGACCGCATCTTCGTGCTAACGATGCAGGAAGAGCACTTGCTGCGCATTCGTGCCGAACGGCTGAAGGCGCTCGGTCTCCCGAACGGCTCTGCGTACACATCAGCTGATCGCATTCGCGAAGAGCTGGATTATGCGCAGACGCTTGCCGACAAGTGGAACTGTCACGTGATCGATGTGTCAGATAAAGCGATTGAAGAGACGGCGAACATTATTTTACGCTTGCTGCCATCATAA
- a CDS encoding helix-turn-helix transcriptional regulator, protein MQLTPRQMEIMQLVERHAPVTGEQIAEQLGVSRPTIRSDLSVLVMLGVLSAKPKVGYFPGKSSRNAFPQALDIRVQDVQSMPIIVRETSTVQDAVVALFLENVGSLIVADEEGMLLGLVSRKDLLKVTLGNAMAGSMPISFVMTRTPIVNARPEDSIYDAAKKLDEHDIDTLPVVIPHSSDAKSEKLEVVGRITKTTILKVFLRQMKGW, encoded by the coding sequence ATACAACTAACACCGCGTCAAATGGAGATTATGCAGTTAGTGGAGCGCCATGCGCCCGTAACTGGCGAACAAATAGCTGAGCAATTGGGCGTAAGCCGTCCAACGATACGTTCAGATTTGTCTGTACTTGTTATGCTCGGCGTGTTGAGTGCGAAGCCGAAGGTCGGTTATTTCCCAGGAAAAAGTTCCCGCAATGCGTTCCCGCAAGCGCTGGATATCCGTGTTCAAGATGTGCAGTCTATGCCGATTATTGTGAGGGAGACTTCCACGGTACAAGATGCAGTGGTAGCTTTGTTTTTGGAGAATGTCGGCAGTTTAATTGTGGCGGATGAAGAAGGAATGCTGCTTGGCTTAGTGTCACGTAAAGATTTATTGAAGGTAACCTTAGGCAACGCGATGGCAGGTTCGATGCCGATTAGCTTCGTCATGACAAGAACGCCAATTGTGAATGCTCGACCAGAGGATTCTATTTATGATGCGGCTAAAAAGCTGGACGAGCATGATATTGACACATTACCTGTCGTTATCCCGCATTCGAGCGATGCCAAATCAGAAAAATTAGAAGTGGTTGGACGGATTACGAAGACGACGATTCTGAAAGTGTTCCTTCGTCAAATGAAGGGATGGTAA
- a CDS encoding GapA-binding peptide SR1P codes for MEHIQRKQLLGVILCKRCNQIIGEQDTDRFMVYYMDSRACECTEHYHYDQHGVESEVQAIES; via the coding sequence ATGGAACATATTCAACGTAAACAACTGTTAGGAGTCATTTTGTGTAAGCGCTGCAATCAAATCATTGGCGAACAAGATACGGATCGGTTTATGGTCTACTACATGGACAGCCGCGCATGCGAGTGCACGGAGCATTATCATTACGATCAGCATGGTGTAGAAAGTGAGGTACAGGCGATTGAGAGCTAA